Proteins from a single region of Antechinus flavipes isolate AdamAnt ecotype Samford, QLD, Australia chromosome 2, AdamAnt_v2, whole genome shotgun sequence:
- the PCARE gene encoding LOW QUALITY PROTEIN: photoreceptor cilium actin regulator (The sequence of the model RefSeq protein was modified relative to this genomic sequence to represent the inferred CDS: inserted 1 base in 1 codon): protein MGCTPSRSDIVSRSGIQFWRKPKAILSVHQAYCERFSIPLLVQNSTYYGNGEAALGGWRQQAREHPDPKRNQNMVKNLHFFPGNPSPDRRREPGDATQDDEATLSETMDFQKHLTEDTQLESQNSSRRDFFCWDENKGQSARESSKKGNVPTSHILGKDSRYCQAQDFLAYGPEDKVDFPEALVKAHHKAYAFLHPSLSRYEAILGIAHEAAQTQQYLQQMVGFLLWRFDEINKLLRDMANDGETLLQEAGAHLAWPAEKVDAPWQPDLLQQLLQYTANRMQGLHDTVTTLTSSSLQGSSSYLHSAAQHLDKKLETKRELDQCLLKAIGLLKGYVAGPSTPKVDDRPLYSEDSGIGADNESLHSVDKLGKQSSWESLEEPAERKPWVSSRRETKADAWLHYPSASGPSRPQDGALERQRAQSAALGNPSQLGEALANSHSRFLQLEKKSSHKKGEHSKDCGLRAPLLLTDEEDGNSEEEEEEEEEEEDSEEDTPCLSHSQRETWFLRPTTSPALTEIILWPHFKRIKSPQAHEMILKMKDAISERIKFVPVQPVHKEWMEDEEKKIILPARPSTASEGRTWSEGPKRSKSEESLKNYTEDPTLLELQRVQKDLSQRLEMFYGFRRKRKTQNKEEHPRTAVLCLDSGRGPTQGSSISKLKASLAKNLSILPSQEKIVWQKPNPNSKCEQPSKGKAEALSKTTSPVQEHESWEREKEVPETQGWNGEGCSPRPSVKKLIETFSPAEKMVNPRPSGEVNGIKKFGFPIIPPKFPIYRGXAPLYPKHQISPGTVGEPPRLGSCWRPFAPIFTPLPTAAQVSRNAPNGEREEDLEDFPPPPPEILMDNSFNSLPNPGDPEPGGGPAEVSSKLPPPRKPSASQRLKASLNPIDLLPSKNIPNPISPSGKGSGDTKAERRGRNLYLELIHVPRTGHNQERPAVAPRRPEVEEAASLNKQPHKVIPLPQPSSTAGLKGNKEGSTGRSSRPVGPRQGQEKGPSLVRKVSPTRLHWSHRTERRNLSPPTSHRPTGLPTQPSLPQVQRQTSPPFSPRISPPARARTPSPPTSPPTSRKSTSPLPQPKHPSSPMEVPQSPPGLQELSSPLVTHREVSPSPSGSPSTPPTSPSQEPKEQSSWGDQDPAPGKVAPNTCSIFCPASPSLFEAKSPSSPKVSHPESGEHLEMAAEAKRTAVSPRPWGEPQRRMALCALNPQPFIRRTASDHRPRVRLRLPGSASVGTTSELCSQTSSEESSAKEAAAWNSLCLPDTKGSSKWASQPELYVVGRGLQRE, encoded by the exons ATGGGGTGTACACCTTCCCGTAGTGACATTGTATCTAGGAGCGGTATCCAGTTTTGGAGAAAACCCAAGGCCATTTTATCAGTGCATCAGGCTTACTGTGAAAGGTTCTCCATCCCTCTGCTGGTTCAAAATTCTACCTATTATGGCAATGGAGAAGCTGCACTTGGAGGGTGGAGGCAGCAGGCGAGAGAGCATCCAGATCCCAAGAGAAATCAAAATATGGTCaaaaatctccatttttttcctggGAATCCCTCTCCAGACAGGAGGAGAGAACCTGGAGATGCGACCCAAGATGATGAAGCTACTCTATCAGAAACTATGGATTTTCAGAAACACTTGACCGAGGACACACAGTTAGAGAGTCAAAACTCCTCCAGGAGAGACTTCTTCTGTTGGGATGAAAATAAGGGACAGAGTGCCAGGGAGTCTTCTAAGAAAGGAAATGTGCCCACTTCTCACATATTGGGGAAAGACAGCCGTTATTGTCAAGCCCAAGACTTTCTTGCTTATGGGCCTGAAGACAAGGTGGATTTCCCTGAAGCCCTGGTGAAGGCTCACCACAAGGCTTATGCCTTTCTGCACCCTAGTCTCTCCAGATATGAAGCAATCTTGGGCATTGCCCACGAGGCTGCTCAAACCCAGCAGTACCTCCAGCAAATGGTGGGATTCTTGCTCTGGCGCTTTGATGAGATCAACAAGCTCTTGAGAGATATGGCCAATGATGGAGAAACCCTGCTCCAAGAAGCTGGGGCCCACTTGGCTTGGCCAGCTGAAAAGGTAGATGCCCCGTGGCAGCCTGATCTCCTGCAGCAGCTACTACAGTACACAGCCAACCGGATGCAGGGTCTCCATGACACAGTGACTACCCTCACCTCCAGTTCTCTTCAGGGCTCCAGTAGCTACCTCCATTCTGCAGCCCAACATCTGGACAAAAAACTAGAGACTAAAAGAGAACTGGACCAATGCCTCCTGAAGGCCATCGGGCTCCTCAAAGGCTATGTGGCTGGCCCCAGCACACCTAAGGTCGACGATCGACCCCTGTATTCTGAAGACAGCGGCATTGGGGCTGACAATGAGTCTCTGCATTCTGTGGACAAACTGGGGAAACAAAGCAGCTGGGAATCTTTGGAGGAGCCCGCAGAAAGGAAGCCGTGGGTTTCATCCCGCCGGGAGACCAAGGCAGACGCCTGGCTGCATTACCCATCGGCGTCGGGGCCCAGCAGACCCCAGGACGGGGCTCTTGAGAGACAAAGAGCCCAGTCAGCTGCACTGGGTAACCCTTCACAACTGGGTGAAGCTCTAGCAAATTCACACTCCAGGTTTCTGCAGCTGGAGAAGAAGTCTTCACATaagaaaggagaacattccaaAGACTGCGGATTAAGGGCACCTCTGCTCCTCACTGATGAGGAGGATGGCAattcagaggaggaggaggaagaagaagaggaggaggaggacagtgAAGAAGACACCCCTTGCCTGAGTCACAGTCAGAGAGAAACCTGGTTTTTGAGGCCGACAACCTCCCCAGCCCTCACAGAAATTATATTGTGGCCACATTTTAAGAGAATCAAGAGCCCCCAGGCCCACGAGATGATTCTCAAGATGAAGGACGCAATTAGTGAAAGAATCAAGTTTGTCCCAGTTCAGCCTGTACACAAAGAATGGATGGAGGacgaagaaaaaaagataatcctCCCTGCTAGACCCAGCACAGCCAGCGAGGGCAGAACGTGGTCTGAGGGACCAAAGAGATCCAAGTCTGAGGAATCTCTGAAGAACTACACTGAGGACCCCACGCTCTTGGAACTGCAGAGGGTCCAGAAGGACCTCAGCCAACGGCTAGAGATGTTTTATGGCTTCCgtaggaaaagaaaaacacagaacAAAGAAGAGCACCCCAGAACAGCTGTGTTGTGCCTGGACAGCGGAAGAGGACCCACCCAAGGCTCCTCCATCAGCAAGCTGAAGGCCTCCCTTGCCAAGAACCTCAGCATTCTGCCTAGTCAGGAAAAGATTGTCTGGCAGAAACCTAATCCCAACTCTAAGTGTGAGCAGCCCAGCAAAGGAAAAGCTGAGGCACTTTCAAAGACTACCTCACCTGTCCAGGAACACGAgtcatgggagagagaaaaggaggttCCTGAGACCCAAGGGTGGAATGGGGAGGGATGTAGCCCTCGACCATCTGTCAAGAAACTCATTGAAACGTTTAGTCCAGCTGAAAAGATGGTGAACCCCAGACCCTCAGGGGAAGTCAATGGCATCAAGAAATTTGGCTTTCCCATAATACCTCCCAAGTTCCCTATTTATAGGG TTGCCCCCTTGTATCCCAAGCACCAGATTTCCCCAGGAACAGTTGGAGAGCCCCCCAGATTGGGCTCATGCTGGAGGCCCTTTGCTCCCATCTTCACGCCTCTTCCCACAGCAGCACAAGTTTCCAGGAATGCTCCAAACGGTGAAAGAGAGGAAGATTTAGAGgacttccctcccccacctccagaAATCCTGATGGACAACTCGTTTAATTCACTCCCGAACCCTGGAGATCCAGAGCCTGGAGGAGGCCCTGCTGAGGTGTCCAGCAAGCTCCCCCCACCTAGGAAACCATCAGCTTCCCAAAGGCTGAAGGCTTCCCTGAACCCTATTGACTTACTGCCGAGTAAAAACATCCCCAATCCCATCTCTCCCAGTGGCAAAGGGTCAGGGGACACCAAGGCAGAAAGGAGAGGCAGAAATCTCTACTTAGAACTGATCCATGTGCCCAGAACTGGCCACAACCAAGAGAGGCCAGCTGTGGCCCCGAGGAGGCCCGAGGTAGAAGAGGCTGCAAGTCTCAACAAGCAGCCCCATAAGGTGATCCCTCTGCCCCAGcccagcagcacagctgggctaAAGGGAAACAAGGAAGGCAGCACAGGCAGGTCGTCCCGACCAGTAGGGCCAAGGCAAGGCCAAGAGAAAGGCCCCTCTCTGGTCAGGAAAGTCTCCCCTACAAGGCTGCACTGGTCACACAGGACCGAAAGGAGAAACCTTAGCCCACCCACCTCCCATAGACCCACTGGGCTACCGACTCAGCCGAGCCTTCCCCAGGTGCAGAGGCAGACCAGCCCCCCTTTTAGCCCTAGGATAAGCCCTCCAGCCAGGGCCAGGACACCGAGCCCTCCAACAAGCCCCCCCACATCGAGAAAGTCAACTTCTCCACTCCCTCAACCCAAACATCCCAGTTCTCCCATGGAAGTCCCTCAGAGCCCCCCAGGCCTCCAAGAGCTCTCAAGCCCACTGGTCACTCACAGAGAAGTGAGCCCCTCTCCCTCTGGCTCCCCCTCTACTCCTCCAACCTCCCCATCCCAGGAACCCAAGGAGCAGAGCTCATGGGGGGACCAAGATCCAGCTCCGGGCAAGGTGGCCCCCAATACCTGTTCCATATTCTGCCCTGCATCCCCCTCTCTGTTTGAGGCCAAATCTCCATCCTCCCCCAAAGTATCCCACCCAGAGAGTGGGGAACATCTGGAGATGGCAGCAGAGGCTAAGAGAACAGCCGTGTCCCCAAGGCCGTGGGGGGAGCCCCAGAGGAGGATGGCTTTGTGTGCTCTCAACCCGCAGCCTTTCATCAGAAGGACTGCCTCCGACCATCGGCCAAGAGTCCGCCTCCGGCTACCAGGCTCGGCCTCCGTGGGGACCACAAGTGAACTGTGCAGCCAGACCAG